A single Kryptolebias marmoratus isolate JLee-2015 linkage group LG16, ASM164957v2, whole genome shotgun sequence DNA region contains:
- the LOC108242030 gene encoding G patch domain-containing protein 8 has translation MGSKAREPPGMACSACYYLVISSTHLSNGHFRRVKGVFRGPLCPTASSDSPECTERALGCSVEDLKSLFYCELCDKQYLRHQEFDNHINSYDHAHKQRLKELQHREFVRNVASKSWKDQRKQEKALRRLHQLAQLQQESQRFPRRTCGLRRAVRAVSQQRDEDVDQRKSCSEDNPNPYNRPQQITATRPRTLYHKSENPHQPLSQIPQATTLEDSPIIPTPSHTDSPAVRPQSCHSLCPQLPLSAQGRVGGRLGVSFCFSRRGPRLEPSASVFSNLEEEEREKREQMRERVKAIMEDIGREIGEADERKKSSSGSNILVQTISGYTKTEGEQMEKTDVVKELVPVSTAAPHHQSHDLQGPQSQTKVAKWDTTLTLVHMDPKQTDNKTEKKQETDRGKESSHFLCVLGRDGSTHLRWPVSLLKFTKSEPHISFSCNPLCVNVQPLEQLTGDPQASQQNQLRTLSGVPTVPTPDARSCSQRRARRELRARRRRKHDEILKQEQHISVETEAHLLLKNKNLPSSVTESQKGGCMQREENCERAASHPSDPALSDSSDTNSQNPLGGRLEGARGIRKRAITALSCKLESVTQPGMQGMCISLSRCECGNETICECGRAPRPYVGVPKVSHKKKKINTKKLAKKKRVKKEKASNKQQSAKCKVRSVVSTVCIAGRESRGEAKGRWGKRRRRREMREHGAGSDCLLGGCETEPVSVSVRKRRPHRRHSAEFKSQAGSEQAEHAADDSQLSRHTADRDTEGGRQRHGGAATFPWRSHISVRSFSPRRNSKLFWERGHHSNPRSFIDCCYPDNSCGSGPAKKRKLLHGDRKFIHGEGNGEVWERSGRKMAEHSGCRDRDLILDAEQWEWVRGGGDEEGGSRTGWRNRATEWDHVARFSPSPKGWGRRHGRVSGEDVDWDRWTWGSSDSWEDWGTRRSISSSKAGADGRDTPGGMWRCAGTRRSSSRHFSSPEWWTSQQPRSCHSVMGARGSRCHSPRSCSPCSSTSMSELSCEWSKSSTCSGGTVDVVSSGRTSSAAAEASQETRKHSSPVSTPSAYFSRSPQNSPPKVLRQNTNYCDGSSAQLKKASSQSDHGPEDSVCVPTSGSGTTLPQKPARVLLLPLIGKLPAIQKKARREKGMQEKSLETEREEEAKSRGEDVGTIVDSQKCLLNIAESNPSGSPNLCPAQIRTDDKQAGGETAAPISFSAEEMDKYRVLQEQAREHMQKVLENTQESANIHTQTRYTHNPHTNSYVISDEQYKTTSLHSPAQPQTQIIHPDILQRQVQQTFHVNVPLQHVTPQERFTPPVALGVHSLPPLPPSPPLSNLHHIILQQAALSIPHPMPSTSSSSPSPAVHPPSPPRPPSLPHPLHLTPLSISSLFPSFLLSHHPIPLLAQSLHASPLTPLSPVALQPLNSQPFMDTSWPVRFQQKAI, from the exons GAATGCACAGAGAGGGCTTTAGGTTGCTCAGTGGAGGATCTGAAGTCTCTTTTCTACTGTGAGCTGTGTGACAAGCAGTACCTGAGACACCAGGAGTTTGACAACCACATCAACTCCTACGACCACGCACACAAACAG AGGCTGAAAGAGCTGCAGCACAGGGAATTTGTTCGCAACGTGGCCTCAAAATCATGGAAGGACCAGCGCAAACAGGAGAAGGCTCTCAGACGTCTGCACCAGCTCGCACAGCTTCAACAAGAGAGCCAGCG ATTCCCAAGAAGGACTTGTGGGCTAAGACGTGCAGTCAGAGCTGTTAGTCAGCAACGAGATGAAGATGTGGACCAAAGAAAAAGCTGCTCAGAGGACAATCCTAATCCCTATAATCGACCCCAGCAAATCACTGCTACACGGCCCAGAACTCTCTACCACAAGTCTGAAAATCCACATCAGCCTCTTTCACAAATACCTCAAGCCACAACTCTAGAAGACTCTCCAATAATCCCCACACCATCTCACACAGACTCTCCTGCAGTGCGTCCCCAGTCTTGCCACAGCTTGTGTCCCCAGCTGCCCCTCTCTGCACAGGGGAGAGTGGGAGGCAGACTCGGAGTGTCCTTCTGCTTCTCACGCCGAGGGCCCAGGCTGGAGCCTTCTGCTTCAGTCTTTTCcaacctggaggaggaggagagagagaagagggagCAAATGAGAGAACGAGTGAAGGCAATAATGGAGGACATTGGCAGGGAAATTGGGGAAGCAGATGAGAGGAAAAAGTCCAGCTCAGGCAGTAACATACTGGTGCAGACGATCTCAGGATATACAAAGACAGAAGGGgaacaaatggaaaaaacagaTGTAGTAAAAGAACTTGTTCCTGTTTCCACAGCAGCCCCTCATCATCAGAGTCATGATTTACAAGGCCCACAGTCACAGACCAAAGTGGCCAAATGGGACACAACACTCACACTGGTGCACATGGAccccaaacaaacagacaacaagACAGAGAAGAAGCAAGAAACAGACAGAGGGAAGGAGTCAagtcattttctgtgtgtgctgGGGAGAGACGGTTCAACCCATCTGAGATGGCCTGTCAGTTTGCTCAAGTTCACCAAGTCTGAACCTCACATCTCCTTCAGCTGCAACCCGCTCTGCGTGAATGTTCAACCGCTAGAACAACTCACCGGGGATCCGCAGGCGTCACAACAAAATCAGCTGCGCACTCTTTCAGGTGTGCCAACTGTTCCTACACCAGACGCTCGCTCCTGCTCACAAAGACGAGCGAGACGTGAGCTGAGAGCACGCAGACGGAGGAAGCATGATGAGATTTTAAAGCAAGAGCAACATATCagcgtggagacagaggcgcATCTGCTCCTCAAGAACAAAAACCTTCCATCATCGGTAACGGAGTCGCAAAAAGGAGGATGCATGCAAAGAGAGGAGAACTGTGAGAGGGCAGCCTCCCATCCATCTGACCCCGCTCTGAGTGACAGCTCTGACACAAACTCCCAGAATCCTCTGGGAGGAAGATTAGAGGGTGCAAGAGGGATCAGGAAGAGAGCCATCACAGCCCTGAGCTGTAAATTAGAGTCTGTCACCCAGCCTGGCATGCAGGGGATGTGCATCAGCCTGTCCAGGTGTGAATGTGGGAACGAGACAATATGTGAGTGTGGTAGAGCTCCACGGCCATATGTTGGCGTCCCAAAAGTgtcacacaaaaagaagaagatcaaCACAAAGAAGCTGGCAAAGAAGAAGAGGGTTAAGAAGGAAAAGGCCTCAAACAAGCAACAGTCAGCAAAGTGCAAAGTAAGGAGTGTTGTCTCTACAGTTTGCATCGCAGGACGAGAGAGCAGAGGAGAAGCTAAAGGGAGGTGggggaagagaaggaggagaagagagatGAGGGAGCATGGAGCAGGCAGCGACTGTCTCCTGGGGGGATGTGAGACTGAGCCAGTATCTGTCTCTGTCAGAAAGAGGAGGCCTCATAGGAGGCACAGTGCTGAATTCAAGTCACAGGCAGGCAGCGAGCAGGCAGAACACGCCGCTGACGACTCCCAGCTCAGCAGACACACAGCAGACAGAGATACGGAGGGGGGGAGGCAGCGACACGGTGGGGCGGCAACTTTTCCCTGGCGGTCTCACATCTCCGTTCGCTCCTTCTCACCAAGACGTAACTCTAAGCTGTTTTGGGAAAGGGGTCACCATAGCAACCCCAGGAGTTTCATTGACTGCTGTTACCCTGACAACAGCTGTGGTAGCGGCCcggcaaaaaagagaaaactccTCCACGGGGACAGGAAATTCATTCATGGCGAGGGGAACGGTGAAGTCTGGGAGAGGAGTGGAAGGAAAATGGCCGAACACTCGggctgcagagacagagaccTGATTTTGGATGCAGAACAGTGGGAGTGGGTAAGAGGTGGGGGTGATGAAGAGGGCGGGTCAAGGACTGGCTGGAGAAATAGAGCAACAGAGTGGGATCATGTGGCAAGGTTCAGCCCGAGTCCTAAAGGCTGGGGCAGGAGACATGGACGCGTTAGCGGAGAGGACGTAGACTGGGACAGGTGGACATGGGGCAGCAGTGATAGCTGGGAAGACTGGGGAACACGCAGGTCCATTTCAAGCTCCAAAGCAGGTGCTGATGGCAGAGACACCCCAGGCGGCATGTGGAGGTGTGCGGGCACCAGACGGTCAAGTTCAAGACACTTCTCCAGCCCCGAGTGGTGGACTAGCCAACAGCCGCGCAGCTGCCACAGTGTGATGGGCGCCCGGGGCAGCAGGTGCCACAGCCCACGCTCATGCAGCCcctgcagcagcaccagcatGTCAGAGTTGAGCTGTGAGTGGAGCAAAAGCAGCACCTGTTCAGGGGGCACTGTGGATGTCGTCAGCTCCGGCAGGACgtcctcagcagctgcagaggcCTCTCAGGAAACAAGAAAGCACAGCAGCCCCGTGTCAACACCATCCGCCTACTTCTCTCGTTCTCCCCAAAATTCACCACCAAAAGTTTTAAGACAGAACACAAACTACTGCGATGGAAGTTCTGCACAGCTAAAGAAGGCAAGTTCTCAATCAGACCATGGCCCTGAAGACTCTGTTTGCGTCCCAACAAGCGGCTCAGGCACAACTCTGCCACAGAAACCAGCCAGGGTGTTGCTTTTGCCGCTCATCGGAAAACTTCCTGCAATCCAGAAAAAGGcaagaagagaaaaaggaatGCAGGAGAAGAGTTTAGAAACTGAGCGAGAAGAGGAAGCTAAGAGCCGCGGGGAGGACGTTGGCACAATCGTTGACAGTCAAAAATGTCTCCTGAACATTGCTGAGTCAAATCCCAGTGGGTCCCCAAATCTCTGCCCGGCACAGATTAGGACTGATGACAAACAGGCAGGTGGAGAGACAGCTGCACCAATCAGCTTTTCGGCTGAGGAGATGGACAAATATCGGGTCCTGCAGGAGCAAGCGAGAGAGCACATGCAGAAAGTCCTGGAAAACACACAGGAAAGtgcaaatatacacacacagacaagatACACACAcaacccacacacaaacagttatGTGATTTCTGATGAACAGTACAAAACCACATCTTTGCACAGCCCTGCACAGCCTCAAACTCAAATAATCCATCCAGACATCTTGCAGAGACAAGTCCAACAAACCTTCCATGTCAATGTCCCTCTGCAACATGTAACCCCCCAGGAGAGATTTACACCTCCTGTGGCTCTGGGAGTCCACAGCCTCCCCCCTCTTCCACCATCTCCACCACTGTCAAATCTTCATCATATCATTTTACAACAAGCAGCTCTCTCCATCCCGCACCCCATGCCCTCCACTTCCAGCTCATCCCCCTCCCCCGCCGTACACCCACCATCGCCCCCTCGCCCACCGTCCCTCCCTCATCCTCTCCACCTCACACCCCTCTCCATTTCCTCCCTGttcccctccttcctcctctcccatCATCCCATCCCTCTGCTGGCCCAGTCCCTGCACGCGTCGCCTCTTACTCCGCTCTCCCCAGTAGCCCTGCAACCTTTGAACTCACAGCCCTTCATGGACACATCGTGGCCAGTGAGGTTCCAACAGAAGGCAATATGA